In Methylocaldum szegediense, one genomic interval encodes:
- a CDS encoding helix-turn-helix domain-containing protein, which produces MTAPSKEKHALTTLRTNEKKWSKPLMDAGWVAFPSILLEKQKALGLDAIDMNIIMHLASYWWTAENKPHPKKSTIAEAIGVTPRTVQRRIAALEKAGLIRREERRVTKEGSLPNLYHFDGLIKEATPFAMEKIEIRQQRKEEDERRIKRKGRPELKLVKTSTPDELE; this is translated from the coding sequence CCACCCTTCGCACCAATGAAAAGAAATGGTCGAAACCGTTGATGGATGCTGGATGGGTGGCTTTCCCCAGTATTCTGCTGGAGAAGCAAAAAGCCCTTGGTTTAGACGCTATAGACATGAACATCATCATGCATTTGGCAAGTTATTGGTGGACGGCTGAGAACAAGCCGCATCCAAAGAAAAGCACCATTGCAGAGGCCATAGGCGTAACACCAAGAACAGTGCAAAGGCGGATTGCCGCACTAGAAAAAGCTGGTCTTATCCGACGCGAGGAACGTCGAGTCACTAAGGAGGGGAGCTTACCTAACCTTTACCACTTCGATGGATTAATAAAGGAGGCGACGCCTTTCGCCATGGAAAAAATCGAGATTCGTCAACAGCGTAAAGAAGAAGATGAGCGCAGGATAAAAAGGAAAGGGCGTCCCGAACTCAAACTGGTCAAAACCTCAACCCCAGATGAATTGGAATAG
- a CDS encoding metal-dependent hydrolase → MKWVNHVAIAGSAAAVWRPELVPVAVLGSTAPDWMEWGLQLLGRRVKHRTVTHYVSSWAFGLAFGLLVWDWHYALTAFAAGGLSHVLCDALTVQGVPLGWWSDRRFHLFGGRFRTGQMGEYWFAGGFVLVCFGVAMLTRHWGGEYSPFFFDWAEYYKEGLIDAAEWKANRFRWL, encoded by the coding sequence ATGAAATGGGTCAATCACGTCGCCATCGCGGGTTCCGCCGCCGCCGTTTGGCGCCCCGAGCTGGTCCCGGTCGCGGTGCTCGGCTCCACCGCCCCCGACTGGATGGAGTGGGGCTTGCAGCTGCTCGGCCGGCGCGTGAAACACCGGACGGTCACTCACTACGTTTCGTCCTGGGCGTTCGGGCTGGCCTTCGGTCTTTTGGTCTGGGACTGGCACTACGCGCTTACCGCCTTTGCCGCCGGCGGACTCTCGCACGTCCTCTGCGATGCACTTACGGTGCAAGGTGTGCCGCTCGGCTGGTGGTCGGATCGGCGGTTCCACTTATTTGGTGGGCGATTCCGCACCGGACAGATGGGCGAGTATTGGTTTGCCGGCGGCTTCGTCCTAGTCTGTTTCGGCGTGGCCATGCTTACGCGGCATTGGGGCGGCGAGTACAGCCCGTTTTTCTTCGACTGGGCGGAGTATTACAAGGAAGGGCTAATCGATGCGGCGGAGTGGAAGGCGAATCGGTTTAGATGGTTGTGA
- a CDS encoding recombinase family protein codes for MTTYAYIRVSTDRQDLDNQRHGVIEYAKQHGLEPLTFFDDTVTGKKNWRERDIGKLLDQARKGDILLVAEISRLARSTLQVLEILQHAAEKEIAVHVVKNRMVMDGSLHARITATVLGLAAEIEREFISARTTEALARRKAAGLPLGRPKGRTSDERKLDKRKDEIKDLLVKGVHKTSIARIVGCSPNTLYQWMEANNMSRYIKRRTTKGGKKT; via the coding sequence GTGACCACCTACGCTTACATACGGGTATCCACCGACCGGCAGGACCTGGACAACCAGCGCCACGGCGTCATTGAGTACGCCAAGCAGCATGGCCTAGAACCCCTGACCTTTTTCGACGACACGGTTACCGGCAAGAAAAACTGGCGGGAGCGGGACATCGGCAAGCTGCTCGATCAGGCTAGGAAAGGCGACATTCTATTGGTGGCGGAAATCTCACGATTAGCCCGCTCGACGCTTCAGGTTTTGGAGATCCTCCAGCACGCCGCCGAGAAGGAAATCGCCGTGCACGTGGTCAAGAACCGGATGGTGATGGACGGGAGCCTACACGCCAGGATCACCGCAACGGTGCTGGGCCTCGCAGCCGAGATCGAGCGCGAATTTATCTCGGCGCGGACCACCGAGGCCTTGGCGCGGCGGAAGGCGGCGGGACTGCCGCTCGGGAGGCCGAAGGGGAGGACCAGCGACGAGCGCAAGCTTGATAAGCGCAAGGACGAGATCAAGGACCTGCTCGTCAAGGGCGTGCACAAGACCTCGATCGCGAGGATCGTGGGCTGTTCGCCAAACACCCTTTATCAGTGGATGGAGGCCAACAACATGAGCCGATATATCAAGCGCAGGACAACCAAGGGAGGCAAGAAAACATGA